A segment of the Bacillus sp. es.034 genome:
GAGTGGGATGAAAAGATCATAGATGAAAAAGCCTGGATTAGAAAATCGGCGACCCCCGACGATGATGTGAAAGAGAATTTAGAGGAAGAAGCAGAAGTAGAAGCAGAGAAAGTGCCGGAGAAAAAAGAAGAGGAAGAAAAGAATGAGCAGGTGGAGGCACCTCCTCTCCCAGCCTTTGACTTTTCCACGATTCTAAAGAATCCAGAGGATTTTAAGGAAAAAGCGGCCAATGGAACGTTCGTCGGAACTTCCTTTACGATTGGAGATTCCATGGAAAGTATACAGGATATGTATAAGGACAAGTACCAGAATCTCGACACCAAGAAGGGTCACATAGGCTATGATCGGGTTGAGGATTATCTCCTCTACTTCCAAGATGAAAAGGCGCTATGGGTGATCCGTTCCAATAGCAGCCCGTCCTATACATTGGATCAGGTCATTACGACCCTGGGTGAACCGTATTATTCACTTAATGCATTGGAAGGTGTATATTCGGCGAATTATCTATATGGTGACTATATAGTGGAAATGGAGCTACAAGGCAATAACAAAATTAAGCCATATACAATGGAAGAGATCCAATTCATTGATCGTGAATCCGTTATTACCTCAGTAGCTCTTTTTAAGAATGACGGACGTTCAGAGTACCTGAGTAAGGATGTAAAATATCTAGGAGAAGAAGAACCGATGAAATTCCGTCCTGAATGGTTCAATGAAGCAAGAGACTATATCGTGGAAAATACAGTGTCCCCGGCAGTCGTCCTTCACTCTCAACAAGACCCATTGGAATTTAACATCGTCGTCCCTCAGGAAACACCGGAGGACGAAATGAGAGCAATAGCAAACCAATTTCTGAAGAGATTGACGGATGTTTCGAACGATGCGATTGAAGAAGGAACAATATGGAATGATTACACCTATGTTATTCATATCGAGAATAGTATAGCCGGTTATTACGATACGGGATTGAGCAATTCGAAAAGTACTCATGAAGGCGGTTATCCAGAAATCAATTGGATGGGTGATTTAAACTCCATTGAATAGGTCCGTCCCTCCCATTCACATAAGAGCTTTGGCACATGCCAAAGCTTTTTCCTTATTAAACAGATGTGGGAGGAAGTCTTAGAATGTCGTCATGTGCAAAAAGAGGCTTCCCGGGTATACTGATGGGACAGCCTCTTCAATCTAAAAAAACCTTAATGACTAATTTTCTCCCGCGCCATGTCATAACCCGAATGTATTTCTTTCATCCCAATGACTTTAAGGAAATGCTGGAGTTTTTTCATACAGAGCTCTTCAAGGTCTCCGACAACTTCGAACTGATCAATGACAGCACACTTATCAGCTTTTGCTGCCTGAGCAAGCAGGGACTTTCGATAGGTTACATTGTTGTTCATGGTGTACGTAGATACCATGGCTTGCCCGACCTTACAATCACCTTTGGAAAATTCGAACTGAAATACAATCGACAAATCTACATCAGAATATAGAGGATTTACTTTCATGCTTATGCTTTTCATCATGAAGCCCCCTTTCTTTTATTGTACTTTTATCCTACCAAATATTTTCCGTTCGGGTATTTGGCACCACAAAGCAATACAGGGGATATTGGTTAAAAATTCTCCTCATTCATTCACTTTTCCACCATTTATATAACTCCGGGAATATTCCTGAAAGAATAAATGCTGGAGCTCGGAGTGGTTCCAATATCACATTCCATCTTTAGTTGATCGTTCATGAAGGAAAATGCACAAATGAATAGAATTATAGTTTAGAGAGAGTACGGAGGCCAATGGAGGTTATAGGTGTAAATAAATATAGCCAAGTATGGCATCTTATATTTATACTAGTAAAGTTGTCCCAGTGATAGACTAAAGAGAAGGAAATGAAGAAATGTAAAAGGTTTTTCGAAGTTTCGACAAATTGAGGCTATAAATGTATAAATTTGTTAAATAATAGGGAACGTTTTTTTAACATATGCTTAAAAGAATATAAGGATCATGAAAATTAGTATTATAATGAAAAAAAGCCTCCTGCATATGAAGGCTTGTCATCTCTTTATGTTAGAGGATATTAGTAAACGGATGGTAGCTCTTTAGAGTAGACAGAAGGTAATTCCGCTGCATTCTCAGTCGGTGCTTTGTAGACGGATGGAAGTTCTGCTACCACTTTAGAGTAGACAGAAGGTAATTCTGCTACTACATTGGGTGTAGAGTATACAGAAGGTAGTTCAGCTACATCATTGGATGGTGCTTTAACTGCTGCGTACGCTCCAAGAAGTAAGACAGAAGCAGTGACGATTGTAAGAAAACGTTTTTTCATAGGTATTTCCTCCCTTTTTCAAAGTGAAAGTTTTTGGGTATGATTGATTAAAAGATGTTAACTATATTAAAGCATATTTAACAAATGCACACATCCCGATTGTAAGGGCTTATTCACCAATAAATGTGATGAAAGATAAACCATACGGCTGATTATAATGAAAAATATAATTATAGGAATATTTTTTCTTAGGGGAGATGTAAATGGACTTTAGTATCGTAGGTCAAAAAATAAAAGAACTACGTAAGAATATAGGTCTTTCACAGGAAGAGCTTGCAGAAGGGATCTGTACTCAAGCCCAAATAAGTAAAATCGAAAAAGGAGACGTGTTTCCGTACGCATCGACGTTATTCTTGATATCCAGGAAGCTTGGAGTGGACGTTAACTACTTTTTTGATATAGGAATGACTCCAAGACTTGATTATGTTCTAGAGGTTGGAAGACAATTACAGATCGCAAGAAGAAATATGGATTATACAGAGATGAGAGAAGTTGTCACAGCAGAAGAAGAAAATCCTTTATTTTTTAATAATAACAGAAATTTGCAACTTCTGAAGTGGCATAAAGGAATTTATCAATTTGAACTTGATAAAGATTTGGAGAAAGCGGAGAAAACCCTTCGCAAATCCATTGCCCTCACCCATACGACAGATAAAATTTGGACGGAAAGAGAAATTGAAATCCTGTTAACGATCGGCGTCATGTATTTCGAGGAAGGGATCTTTGAAAAGGCGCTGGAGGTATACCAGGAAGTGAAGGCGCATATTGAGGCACTTCCACATTTAACGGATTATACAATCAAAACAAGGCTCTATTACAATATCGCCAGGGTGCTGACGAGACTGGAAGAGATAGATCAATCTACAAAGTATTGCAAAGATGCGATCGACTGGTGCATCCTTAAAGACAATATGTATCTTCTCGGAGAGCTCCACTATCACATCGGCTACAATTATGAGCTGCAAGGGAAACTCGAGGAAGCTCAGAAATACATGCAAAAAGCACTCATCGTCTTTGAACTCCAAGGAGACGACAAATTCATCCAATACATCCGTCGCAAAATCGAAAAGTTGACGGTTTAGGGACGGACCTGCCTCTACTATTATACGAACGGGATGGGAGTGAGGACTATGAGTAAAAGACAAAAATTGTGGTTAAGGATCAGCGGTTCTTTCTTTATAATAGGAATTGTCATCATGTCTATCGTAGCTTACTTCCTCATACAAACCTTGAGAGAGTCCTTCTATCAGAACGCATTTGAAAAGAACTATAAGTACATTTCACTGGAGGAGGATGGAATCGTCGACACGGTTCAAGTCTTTCACGGGGTGAAAATCAACACATTTGTACAAAAAGAGGAAAAGCCATCAACGATCATCCTTGAACTGAATGATGAAGAGGAAGCGAAACTCAAGGGCCATAAAGTGAATCCGGATATTGAAGGAATGCAGGCTTATTCTGCTGCTGTTTCATATAAACGAATGAAAAACAAGGAGTCAGGGAAAGAGCAGTTCATAGTCGGTCTGCAAACATCTCCCGTGAAAGAAGATTCTGAAGCCACATATAGGACCTACTCCATCAATGAAAACGGAATCGTGAAAGAGAGTGATTTTACCACCCAAACAAAATCCAAGCTTGAGACTCAATGGATCAGAGGGATCTCAGAAGAGACTCATGGATACTACACAGACTTACCTTACCAGGATGGTGCGAAAGGATCCTTGCTTTTTCTCTCCCTGATGGGGGTTCTTCTGATCATTTCCGGTTTCTGGGTGAGTAAATCGATCATAGCGCAACAGAAAGAAGCAGTCGCTTAAAAGGAGAGGCTGTTTTTTTGATTATAAAGAAAAGCCAGCCCGTAAAACGCGGCTGGCTTCATCATTATTCATTCAAATCCAAATGATCCTTCAAATCACTCTGGACTTTTTGTCTTTCTTCTTCAGGCACGACGTAATAATAAATATCCTGGGTGCCGTTGCTGATCATCTGGCCTGAGCCACTGATCTGGCTTTGTGTGATGTCTTTTGTGGCACTTTTGTAATTCTTTTGGATATCGACCATTTCATCTAATGACAGGTTTGTTTTGACATTATTCCCGATGGCTCCGAAAATGTCCCCATAGTTCCATAAGGATGAGACACTCGCGCCTTCTTTGATGACG
Coding sequences within it:
- a CDS encoding helix-turn-helix domain-containing protein, whose product is MDFSIVGQKIKELRKNIGLSQEELAEGICTQAQISKIEKGDVFPYASTLFLISRKLGVDVNYFFDIGMTPRLDYVLEVGRQLQIARRNMDYTEMREVVTAEEENPLFFNNNRNLQLLKWHKGIYQFELDKDLEKAEKTLRKSIALTHTTDKIWTEREIEILLTIGVMYFEEGIFEKALEVYQEVKAHIEALPHLTDYTIKTRLYYNIARVLTRLEEIDQSTKYCKDAIDWCILKDNMYLLGELHYHIGYNYELQGKLEEAQKYMQKALIVFELQGDDKFIQYIRRKIEKLTV